From Microcystis aeruginosa NIES-2549, a single genomic window includes:
- the rpsE gene encoding 30S ribosomal protein S5, giving the protein MAKRRKGNREKEKETTWQERVIQIRRVSKVVKGGKKLSFRAIVVVGNENGQVGVGVGKAGDVIGAVRKGVADGKKQLIEVSLTKASSITHLTRGASGGAQVLMRPAAPGTGVIAGGAVRTVLELAGVKNILAKQLGSDNPLNNARAAVNALETLRTFSEVAKDRGVSVEHLYT; this is encoded by the coding sequence ATGGCAAAACGTCGCAAAGGCAACCGCGAAAAAGAAAAAGAAACCACTTGGCAAGAGCGGGTCATCCAGATCCGCCGGGTTAGTAAAGTGGTTAAGGGTGGTAAAAAACTCAGCTTCCGGGCCATCGTCGTGGTCGGTAATGAAAACGGCCAGGTGGGAGTGGGAGTCGGCAAAGCAGGAGACGTTATCGGGGCCGTCCGTAAAGGCGTGGCCGATGGTAAAAAACAACTAATTGAAGTCTCCTTAACTAAGGCTAGTTCCATCACTCACCTCACCCGGGGCGCTTCCGGTGGCGCTCAGGTGCTTATGCGTCCGGCGGCTCCGGGGACTGGGGTTATTGCCGGGGGTGCTGTCCGTACCGTTTTAGAATTAGCTGGGGTGAAAAATATCCTCGCTAAACAACTCGGTAGCGATAACCCCCTCAATAACGCTAGAGCCGCCGTTAACGCCCTGGAAACTCTCCGCACTTTCTCGGAAGTGGCCAAGGATCGAGGCGTATCTGTAGAACATTTGTACACATAA